A portion of the Homalodisca vitripennis isolate AUS2020 chromosome 2, UT_GWSS_2.1, whole genome shotgun sequence genome contains these proteins:
- the LOC124355853 gene encoding intraflagellar transport protein 88 homolog, whose product METIRFVPDDEEEDLYSGFNDFPSALFNTKNLDQDEFVQMALRSSYSKRPGLVSSKPGTAMRFWNIFRETISEPDHFWRVGTVERLRKRWQWRLLNKSA is encoded by the exons atggaaacaataagatttGTACCTGATGATGAAGAAGAGGATTTATATTCAGGTTTTAACGATTTCCCTTCTGCTCTGTTTAATACTAAAAATCTGGATCAGGATGAATTTGTTCAGATGGCACTTCGGTCATCATACAGCAAAAGACCAGGTTTG GTGTCATCTAAACCTGGCACGGCCATGCGGTTTTGGAACATCTTCAGGG AAACCATTTCCGAGCCTGACCATTTCTGGCGAGTGGGAACCGTGGAAAGACTTAGGAAACGCTGGCAATGGCGTCTACTGAACAAGTCCGCGTGA